One stretch of Phocoena phocoena chromosome 10, mPhoPho1.1, whole genome shotgun sequence DNA includes these proteins:
- the ZNF391 gene encoding zinc finger protein 391, whose amino-acid sequence MESLRRNTAQLPMNEEACKSEGQLSRQTKCPPQKKSSFEKTAIRKVSMTLKEIFTRERGPESSEFSLNSKLNTRQKIPKGAMSPISRKNSKDNSGLIKHQKLFPQRKPCKCNECDKVFSYQSDLIVHSRIHGGEKPFVCNECGKTFSRSTHLIEHQRTHTGEKPYECSECGKAFSRSTHLSLHQRIHTGEKPYECSECGKAFSRSTNLSQHQRTHTQEKPYKCNECGKAFSDHSTIIQHQRIHTGENPYECSECGKAFSWISSLIEHQRTHTGENPYECSDCGKVFSRSSSLVEHQRIHTGEKPHECRECGKGFSRSSSLIIHQRTHTGEKPYKCNNCGKAFSQSSSLIRHQQLHTKE is encoded by the coding sequence ATGGAAAGTCTCCGAAGGAATACTGCCCAACTTCCTATGAATGAAGAAGCCTGTAAAAGTGAGGGCCAGTTATCAAGGCAGACAAAATGTCCTCCACAGAAGaaatcttcttttgagaaaacagcaatcagaaaagTGTCAATGACCCTCAAGGAAATTTTCACTAGGGAGAGAGGCCCTGAATCCAGTGAATTTAGTCTAAACTCAAAGCTTAATACACGGCAGAAAATTCCAAAGGGAGCTATGTCCCCCATATCTAGGAAAAACTCCAAAGATAATTCAGGCTTAATTAAACACCAAAAACTCTTTCCGCAAAGGAAACCTTGTAAATGCAATGAATGTGATAAAGTCTTTAGTTACCAATCAGACCTTATTGTCCACAGTAGAATTCATGGTGGAGAAAAGCCTTTTGTATGCAATGAATGTGGTAAAACTTTTAGCCGAAGTACACACCTTATTGAACATCAAAGAACTCACACcggagagaaaccttatgaatgcagtgaatgtggaaaagcttttagccGGAGTACACACCTTAGTCTACATCAGAGGATCCAtactggagaaaaaccatatgaatgtagtgaatgtggaaaagcctttagCCGAAGCACTAACCTTAGTCAGCATCAGCGAACTCATACTCAAGAaaaaccttacaaatgtaatgaatgtgggaaagccttcagtgaCCATTCAACCATAATTCAGCATCAACGAATACACACTGGAGAGAATCCCtatgaatgcagtgaatgtggaaaagctttcagttggATCTCATCTCTTATTGAACATCAGAGAACACACACTGGGGAGAACCCCTATGAGTGCAGTGACTGTGGGAAGGTATTCAGTCGGAGCTCATCCCTTGTTGAACATCAGAGAATACACACTGGAGAAAAGCCCCACGAGTGTAGAGAGTGTGGAAAGGGTTTCAGTCGGAGCTCCTCCCTTATTATTCACCAGAGAACTCATACCGGAGAGAAGCCTTACAAGTGCAATAACTGTGGAAAAGCCTTCAGTCAGAGTTCATCTCTCATCAGACATCAGCAACTTCACACTAAAGAGTAG